The DNA segment ATCATTCTGAtattttcttatcaacttgatagCATGAGAGGCAAGATATTTGATAATCTAGTGATACAAACCATCAAAGGAAATCCTTGGTAAATTTAATTCTTTGAAAGAGTTGGAAATTCATCAATCCCTTCTGAATGAGACGAAGCTCTGAAACTGACTACGACTTCAGAGAAGATATGTGTACTGAGGCGACTACTCCAAACTATATACTTCTTGGAGATATCAAGTTGTCAACCCCAGAATAAACATCCCCTGAACTTGGTTTAAACTGTTGTGAACAAGGAGTTACTACTTCCAATCTTCCTAGAACCAATTCGCAAATCAATAAATGCCTTAGTCTTGAATAGAAGTTTGGAGACAATCAAGAAGGTAATCAGGAGCAGAAAATTGAACTCCATGACAGAACTTGGACAAAACcatatttcttctttagaaactCCATACCAACCAACCTTCCTATTAGCAGTCCTGTTGCACTTTTTCTCCATGGCTTTAGTAACTAGAAGGAAATATCGGAACTTTGTTTGTGAAACAAAGCTGGAACAAGCATCATATGAATTAATGATGCTAGTGCACCCAAACCAGATACAGACTTAGCCCTGATAACTTTATGCATCTTATGATCTTGATTGATTAGCACCAAGTCACTACCAGATAAACGAGTTCTTTCGTTAGTTTTACTCCCTGAAACCCCACTCATCCGATCTGGAGTTGCTAGACTTCATTCTCCACTTTTGCTATGAGGATTTGTTCTTGAGCTCGATTTCAGCCGGATCTTCAAACCTGTGCCTCTTCGCATTTAGCATGTTGGGCCACCATGGTTAATTCTGGTGAAAAGAGAGTATAAAAATCAAGAAGAAAGGATCGAATATACTCGAGGTTTCTTGGACAAAGAGGAAAAGAAACCGCTGGAGTAACATCCTTGGAACTAGAATATATTGAGATCCAAGCCTCTGCGACTTTGTCCACAGTTCTACTTTCTATTCCATAGAACCAGATTAACTCCTGTGCAAGGCATAGAACAAGCGTCAAATGGTATTATGCGGCATTACCAGAAACAAAAATGGATATGCCACCCTGTAGTAACATGAAAGCAACTTCAGAAGAATAAATATGTAAACTAGCAACATTTGTTAAAAGCAAGGGATTTGGCTAAAGGTGTAGCCTTATAATACTGCTGAAACTGTTACCTATCAAAATTGCTACCACGGTGTTCCTATGCAAATAAAATAGTGCTTTTGAATAATTTATAGGGTAAACAAGACAATCAGCGACAAACCATCCTATTGTAGCAAATAAATGAAGCAGAAAATGACAACACATTTTTGTATCAAGAGTTCAAAAGAGCTTCAAGGTTTGTCTATCTTATAgcatgaaacaaaaaaaaaaacactaacCAGCAGGTATCTGCTTCTTAAGCTATAACACTAGCCAACATTGACCTTTAGTCTTTGAAGTCATAGATCTTGACAAGTACACGATCATGAGGTAGCAACATAAATGTTATTTCTGTATTTAAAGCAGCTAGATAAGACTTACGGTCAGATTGCTTAAATTTACATAAACTATTCTTTTCAAGACAACGTATGCCCAAAAAGTAACTATTGTTTTCCCTTATAAAGCACCAGCATTTTGTGATACTGAATGCAAGAGACAAATCcaagtttttttccttttcatgtAATACAATTAATCACTGTATGTTTTCTTCAGGCTGAAGTATAACCATCACAAAACTCTATGAGGACGAGAGAATTACCAATCACACAACTCTATGAGGACAAAAGAATTACCATTCATAAAACTCTATGGGTTCATTTTATTGAATCAAATGAGGACTAAATGAAAAATATTATGCAAAATACACCAAAAATTAATAAGGCTCATGAAAGTATTGATCTAATACCTGAGTACAACATCATCTCGGCATATTATATCAAGCACGATGGTAACCTTCAGTTCCCTTGCTAAACATAGGAGAGACAAGACTCTCCATGAAAGTTCCAATTCTTTCAAACTTGGCAGTTATTCCATCAACCTTCATATCTCTCCATTGATCCTCtttcatgttatagatagtcAACTTCTCCGTATCCACATTCaatacaacatcatcatcactgATTGAACAAAATGGTACCGAACCATACTCTAAATCCAGTCTAGCAATCCTAAATCTAGTCCAAGACTCCTCATCTCCATACTCTCTCATCATCCAAACATCAACTTCGTTTTCTAACGTATCAAATAACATACAAAGACACCCTCTAAGAGCCGAAAGCTTATTAAACACAAAACTATTGTTATCAAGTGTAGCAGGTGTTGGCACCTCCAAGAATTTCTCATTACTTAAATCAAAAGCAACAATTACATATGAATAATCAGGAGCTTTCCTAGCCAACCAATGCAAAGCCTCATTTACCAAAACCCCAGAAGCACGCATACGAACTGCATGATAATGAGGTAAACTCTGAAGTCTCTTCCATAGACCCATTCTCAGAGAGTAGACATCAACAAAAGTACTTTCAATATGCCCTCGATATCGAGAAAGAGAAACCACCTTATAATCATCAGTAGCAAAATCATACCCTAGACCATACACGCTACAGCTACCAGGTAAGGGAATAGCCAAATGAAAGTTTGGAATTCTATGGTACTTTACGGTTGTGGGGTTTATTAAATACTTAATCATTTCATCATTCAATACCAAAACCAAGCCATTACATGAGCCAACAACTCTTACCCAGTTATATGAGAGCTGCTGAAAATTAAGTTTTCTTGAAATGGCATCAATTGTTCCATTTTGGGGGTTGTGGTTAAAAGTGATAGTATGAAGAGAGTTTGAAGCAGAGACATAAATgagtttcttttcttctttatggGCATGGATTGTGAGGTGAAATTTGATGAATTGCGGGTCTGAGAGAAAATTGTGCCACTGATTTGATACGCACTTGTATTGACCTACGAATTTTGCAGGGAGCCGAGAGAGTATGTCAATTATGATTTCTTGAGGTAGGGTTTCAGCTTTGCTCATCGCCATGgttgaatttggatttggaggagaaAGTGAAACTAATTTAAGGTATTTTCTTGTATCTGTACTCTAGTGGAGTAGTTTTTTAACTTTTGGAAAATCattgataataaaaaaaatttaagctAATGGATGGAAAAGTGTATTCAAATTTCTTTTCCAGCAAAATTTTCTCTTTCGACTTGATTGTGCTTTTGGTAATTGGTGCTTCGAAGACACTCAAACACATAACACCATCCTCACCTATTTTACCACTCTTTATACCACTGAAATCTACCCAATCCCCATTACCAGGCACACTGTTGTGCCCCTCCCTTATCTCATCCACTGATACGTCCAACCTTCTAAACCCTGTAACTGACTTAGAAATTCTCTCAGCGGTTAAGTCATTTAAACCTTTTAAAGACCTTCACCCTTTCTTTTATGGAAATTTTGACTTCTATAACAAATctttacaccctatttattacaaataaaaactattttaaaatattattttctataactaccttttaatttttataacaaaatatatatttatggTCACTTCCTACTGTTAAGACATTAAATACGCTgtctaatatttttctctctcgtTCTTTTAGTTTATTCTCTCCCAAAAATCACCGTATCTTATTTCTCTCTACACGATTTCTCTCTCACAGCTCCATTGTCTTCTCCATTGTTGAACCATGATTCTCCTTTATTTGCAGGTTCTCTCTCTAGATTGTTCTCAAACCCTAGATCTCGATTTGCTGGATTTCATCTCTGTTAGCATGAGTTTCAAAATGTCTTGATCAAAGTTTCTGATATGAGTTGTATTTTTTCCCAAAGTGGAGCGAACATGGTCTGTTCATAGCTGAATTGATTTTGAATGTTGACATGGAAGAGGAAAGGACAGAGGAGAGTGTGGCGGCGGCTAATGAGATTAGGATTAGGTTTGAGGAAATGGGTTAAACCATTCACATATAACAATGGAATTGTATTTGCAGGTTCATCAGCAACCATTGAAACCGAAAGGAGAATAAAAATACGTAATGACCCTAAttgtagatgtatttatatgtattcggGTCCGCATACATTGATTTTTAGTTTGTACAGTGGTTTTCTCTTCTTGTATTTGGATGTGTTTATATGTATTCGATAAGGCATacattgatttttattttgtacagtgATTTTTGACtgttgtatttagatgtatttatatgtatttgagttcatacaataatatttttaaataaattgttAGTTATatcattttgatgttattcatcAATTAGTTATGCATTCAATCTAACTGTATTCATCTGTATTTTCAACCTAATTGTATCCATctgtatttaaaataacaatacaatgaaatacaataaaatactCTCAATACAATTAgaaaatcaatgaatacaaccaatgaaatatacTCAATAAAGCAGCAATACCATGTATtaggaataaataaaatattgtgaATACAAAAATAAACTTGAATACATTGAACACAACTGTTAGATACAACAGAATACAAACACTAGatttattatgaaatatgtaGGCAATAGGTTACTATTACATGTTGTATCCGACATAAATACATGATGTATTCATATACAGAAAATCGAATTTCAATGTATTTCTGTAGATACTTGTATCAATTCCGAGTAGAACCTCGAACAATGTTAGGAAAaaaaaaactcgaactgtatcaGAAAAAAAAGGGACTGAAACTCTGAAGAATGCTCTGTTTTTTTGGTGTTTAGCGTATGATAAATCTTCTCATTAATTGGATTGATAATGTTGTGTGTTATAATTACTTTAGTTGAGTTATATTAGTAGTGTATCCCGTTAAATTAACAGCTTTCCGTTATTAAACAACTGAAGAGACCTATTAttatgttgtattcatgaatacatgtgaatacaacGGCTAACAGCTGGATTGTCCTATTTTTTAGCCGATATttactactgtattcatgaatacaatagttCGAATACACCGAATACATTACCATAATAACTGAAAGGTAGTTACggaaagtaattatgtatatggtagctataggaagttaatagccactaaacaatagtcatTTCTAAAAATTCCTCTTCTTTTATCAACATTTTTGGCCCGATGTTGGCCTTAAAGTGACCGCTTTCTGTAAACAAATCTTTACTGACTACGAAATTCCAGCCAACATAAACCAAACCTATCTCTGTCTAATCCCTAAAGTGCGCCATGCCTACATGTTCTCCCAATTCTGACCAATTGGACTATGCTCTACTATCTATAAGATCGTAACGGAAATCAACGTACAACGCATCAAACCTCTCATGAGGATATCACTAGCCCTACTCAATCCAGCTTCCAACAAAATCGTACGAGCAGCGGATAATGCTATCATAATTCAGGAAATTTTATCGCATTTCAAACATAAATCGGGTAAGACAAGCTTCATGCTGTTAAAACTGGACCTTGAAAAGGCATTCGACCATATTGAATGGCCTTTTGTTCGACAAGCCCTACAATACTTTCAATTCCCTCCTCCACTCATTAAACTTATCATGTCATGTGTCACCACTACCTCCCTATTAATCCTTATTAATGGTACTTGCACCTATTTTTTCACTCCCTCACGTGGAATTTGCCAAGGAGATCCTTTATCCCCATACCTATTTATACTATGTATGGAATTACTTACAAGAAAAATTGATATGGCAGTGGATTATCAACTATGGTGCCCTATCTGTTTATCTCGTCATGGCCCACCACTCTCTCATTTGTTTTTCGCGGACGATATTATCCTCACATCCACTACTTCAGCCACTAGTTGTCATGCCATCATTTATACTCTTACCGAATTCAATCTAGCATCGGGTTAAAAgatcaattttcaaaaatcaaaaattttctTCTCTAAAAATTGCACCCCTCAAGATAAATTTTTTATTCTTACCTCTATCCCAATTTTAGAAGGGACTTCCTTTGAAAAATACCTTGGCTTTTCTATCTTCACATCCCGACCCTCAAAACGAGATTTTCAATTTCTTCTTGATAACTTTAAAACAAAACTTGGGGGTTGGAAAATAAACTTCCTTAGCATGGCGGGTCGCACCACCCTTATTAACTCCACCCTTAATAGCTTACCAAATCACGTAATGCAGTATATTAAAATCCCTCAATATATCATTCATCAACTAGAAATATACCAGCGTAACTTTTTGTGGGGGACAACTCCCCAAAAGAATAAAATTCATCTTTTATAATGGAGCACAATCACTACCCCGAAGCAACATGGTGGCCTGGGCATTCAAAAACTCCACTTGAAAAATCAGACTTTGCTCGCCAGTCAAGCTTGGCGATTACTTAAACAACCTACTTCACTGTGGGCTGCCACATTGATCCATAAATACTTCTACCGCAGACGAGATGCAACCACCGGTGGCTCCTTTATTTGGGCAAACCTTATTGCTGGCTAGCACCTTTGCCAACAAGGAATACGATGGATCCTGGGTAAGGCACTCTTATTTTAGACGGACACTTGGTTACCATCCCATACACCCATTTGCAACTACTTAGTTGGGACCGTGTCCCGTAATGCACATACTCAAATGGTCTCTGACTATTTTCCCGTGGACAATGGGATTTTACATCCCTACCCTTTGAACTTCCACCTCCACTACTTCAGAATATTCTTATTATACACATCCCTTCCTATACAGCTTCCTCAGACTCCTACGCTTCAGACTCCTACGTTTGGACTCTCACGCCGCATGGGAACTTCACCACTAAATCACTCTACCACCATTTACTTCCACTTTCCTCTAGAcactccttcacgtgcatctggAAACTCCAACTACCtccaaaaataaaacattttctctGGATATGCGGACATCATCGTCTACCCACCACTGCCCACTATCATCACCTCGGCATACTAAACACTGATGTTTGTGCTAGGTGCTTTACTAGTCTTGAAAATATTAGATATACCCTCCTAGATTGTCCAGCCAACACACAAATATGAGATGACCTCCAAATGCTCCCCAAAATTGCTAAACTCCAGGGACGTGATGACTCCCCTATTCAGTGGCTAAAACAACTTATCTTACATAACGATGTCCCTAACTCCCTAAATATCTCCAATTCCATTCTCATACctgttacaccctgtgcgtcccaaggtgacgtaataaatatgagacttattaatcatgatttaaatgagtttaaagtcataatatgtctTATacatgatgtttggatagaaaatataaagtttgggaaaaatcggattaaagttgcggaaaaaccgactaaggatttgccttgtaacaaaGCATTTTGAACAataaatttcgtgtgctatatagggtccttttgggacatattatataccaaattgaaaaTCTAAGAGTCTAGTTTTCAACACATTAAACCATTTATCGATACGATATTGGAGTAAAGAGATATCcatatttttgcgagactgcacaaaCAGCTCGGTTGGGACCCACTTGAGATGGCCACCGACCTTACGTCTTTTAAAAGATGTTTCAGCCTCATTTCGGGTCATTTATCTCCCAAATTTCGTCCAAAACCTCTCCAAAACCCTCCCTAACATATCTCAAGAtcccaagaaccaaactcaagggaagtcaactcaaatcatcatcaaaggtattaaagactacaagagaatgcttctatgatgttgtggtgtgattgggGGCTATTTGAGCTAAGTTGAGATATGGTTTCGAGTTGTAGCTGCTgtttaaggtatgtataacatcttcttaattgtgcctaaggttaatcttgtgttggttgtgttgtttgagtgaaaaaccataagatagcacttgaaagaacatgggatatggttgtctttttggttggactattttgtggctaaatat comes from the Nicotiana tabacum cultivar K326 chromosome 14, ASM71507v2, whole genome shotgun sequence genome and includes:
- the LOC107784500 gene encoding F-box/kelch-repeat protein At3g06240-like, coding for MAMSKAETLPQEIIIDILSRLPAKFVGQYKCVSNQWHNFLSDPQFIKFHLTIHAHKEEKKLIYVSASNSLHTITFNHNPQNGTIDAISRKLNFQQLSYNWVRVVGSCNGLVLVLNDEMIKYLINPTTVKYHRIPNFHLAIPLPGSCSVYGLGYDFATDDYKVVSLSRYRGHIESTFVDVYSLRMGLWKRLQSLPHYHAVRMRASGVLVNEALHWLARKAPDYSYVIVAFDLSNEKFLEVPTPATLDNNSFVFNKLSALRGCLCMLFDTLENEVDVWMMREYGDEESWTRFRIARLDLEYGSVPFCSISDDDVVLNVDTEKLTIYNMKEDQWRDMKVDGITAKFERIGTFMESLVSPMFSKGTEGYHRA